Part of the Merismopedia glauca CCAP 1448/3 genome is shown below.
AGCTGCCATAGTTATACCTCCAATTTAAATAAGAATCGGCAAAACGGACTCGTAATTGTGGGTCTAGCTGGATCGATGGCGACCAATCTTTGTCTTTGAACCCACCATCAAAGAAGATGCCAGGGTAATCTCTACCATCTAATAGTGGCAGGCGAGAGTGGAAGAAATAGATAATCTCCTGGCGCAACCACACCACCGCACCACCTCCAATCACCACTTCATCAGTTTCTGGTGGGATGTGTTCTGTCAGCCACGATTCAATCGAATGCCAGTATTCTTGGATAACATCACGCGATCTCTCATCAGTTGCCCACTGACTCGATTGAGCCAAGCACTCTCTGGAAGATAGATTGAGGGTATCAGACAACTTAGGGAGAATAGAGGCAAATCCGCGATCGCATGAATTAAAGTGCCGACAAACTCCCGAATTCATCTCAAATAAACTGATGTTGCGGTGTCCGAACAAAACTACCAACACCCGCTCTGGTAGATCTCCTCGGTATTGGTGGTAGTGTTTTAATAACCCTAAACCTTCAGGAAATACTTTTAATTGCTTGAGATTAGCTTTGATATCGGCAAATAAAGTTGAATAACTGGATAAAGCTCCCCTGAGTTTCTCTTCCAGATCCCTCATGTTCAAGCTCTTGTACTCTGCTGGAGGTAACAAACAACTTAGGTACAAGTCAA
Proteins encoded:
- a CDS encoding ParM/StbA family protein, with the protein product MTTLYISMDTGGSLLKATGSKGKSPPTCIAIEPEVIPVVRKPTLHLLERSLDPTRWAWVSVNGDQYAVGALAREEYRATIPLVKPKIDYFIPRTLATVAAYAYHFNTRSFDLYLSCLLPPAEYKSLNMRDLEEKLRGALSSYSTLFADIKANLKQLKVFPEGLGLLKHYHQYRGDLPERVLVVLFGHRNISLFEMNSGVCRHFNSCDRGFASILPKLSDTLNLSSRECLAQSSQWATDERSRDVIQEYWHSIESWLTEHIPPETDEVVIGGGAVVWLRQEIIYFFHSRLPLLDGRDYPGIFFDGGFKDKDWSPSIQLDPQLRVRFADSYLNWRYNYGS